GTGAGGCGGCGGTTGGTGCCGTTGTGCAGGACGGTCAGCTTCTCGTGGTCGATGCCGAGCAGGTGCAGCGACGTGGCCAGCACGTCTTTTGGCGAGAACGGGTTGCTGGCGACGTCGCCGCCCGATTCGTCCGTCCGGCCCACGACGCGCCCCTTCGCCACGCCGCCGCCCGCCATCACCGCCGAATACGCCCGAGACCAGTGGTGCCGCGCGGCGCCGCGGGGCTTGCCGTCGATCTTCGGCGTGCGGCCGTGTTCGCTGAGCACCAGCACCAGCGTCTCATCGAGCAGGCCGCGCTGTTCCAGATCCAGTATCAGCGTCGCATACGCCTGATCGAACACCGGCAGCAAGTATTCGCGCAGTCGCGGGTAGTGGTTGGCGTGTGTGTCCCAGCAGCTTCCACCGAACGGGCCGAAAGGATCCCAGAAGACCGAGACGAATTTTCCGCCCGCTTCCACCAGCCGCCGTGCGGCAAGGCACGACTGACCGAACAGCGTCATGCCGTAACGGTCGCGTGTTTCGGCCGTTTCCTGGTGGATGTCGAGCGCGTCGCGGATGCGGCCTGCGGACAGCATCGAATAGGCCGCCTGACAGTGGTCGCCCCAGG
This window of the Candidatus Hydrogenedentota bacterium genome carries:
- a CDS encoding DUF1501 domain-containing protein codes for the protein WGDHCQAAYSMLSAGRIRDALDIHQETAETRDRYGMTLFGQSCLAARRLVEAGGKFVSVFWDPFGPFGGSCWDTHANHYPRLREYLLPVFDQAYATLILDLEQRGLLDETLVLVLSEHGRTPKIDGKPRGAARHHWSRAYSAVMAGGGVAKGRVVGRTDESGGDVASNPFSPKDVLATSLHLLGIDHEKLTVLHNGTNRRLTDVHGHVVHDILA